A region of Pleionea litopenaei DNA encodes the following proteins:
- the ispE gene encoding 4-(cytidine 5'-diphospho)-2-C-methyl-D-erythritol kinase codes for MTEQTWPAPAKLNLMLHITGRTDDGYHQLQTVFQILDFGDQLTFTPIPQGIKLTCNNPELETDDNLILKAVEQLRPYAEKAAALNGQASNVTGWHIHLDKRLPMGGGVGGGSSDCATTLIALNQLWECGLTTEQLATIGVSLGADVPVFIHGKTGWAEGIGEQISPYELPELWYLVVHPDCFVSTAKIFSDKALTRDCEISKIRDFLAQGGPKRGLNVMQPVVLEHYPKVKEALDWLIQFCPDARMTGSGSCLFAPFDNEREARKIALRCKWPHFVARGINTSPLIS; via the coding sequence ATGACTGAACAGACTTGGCCCGCACCGGCTAAGCTTAATTTAATGCTGCATATTACCGGACGAACCGACGACGGCTACCACCAATTGCAAACCGTCTTTCAAATACTCGACTTCGGCGATCAGTTAACTTTTACCCCCATCCCTCAGGGCATCAAGTTGACCTGCAATAATCCCGAGCTAGAAACCGATGACAACCTCATTCTTAAAGCGGTTGAGCAACTGCGACCTTATGCTGAAAAAGCCGCAGCGTTAAACGGACAGGCATCGAATGTAACCGGCTGGCATATCCATTTAGATAAACGCCTTCCTATGGGTGGCGGTGTTGGCGGCGGTAGCTCTGATTGTGCCACCACATTAATTGCGCTGAACCAGTTATGGGAATGCGGTTTAACGACAGAGCAACTGGCGACCATCGGCGTGAGCCTCGGCGCTGATGTTCCGGTGTTTATTCATGGCAAAACCGGTTGGGCAGAAGGCATCGGTGAGCAAATTTCGCCCTATGAACTCCCCGAATTATGGTACTTAGTGGTGCATCCTGACTGTTTTGTATCCACTGCGAAAATTTTTTCAGATAAAGCGTTGACACGGGACTGCGAAATCAGCAAAATACGCGACTTTCTCGCACAGGGTGGTCCCAAGCGCGGTTTGAACGTTATGCAACCCGTTGTTTTGGAACACTATCCCAAAGTGAAAGAGGCGTTGGACTGGCTGATCCAGTTTTGTCCAGATGCAAGAATGACTGGAAGTGGAAGTTGTTTGTTTGCACCCTTTGACAATGAGCGAGAAGCGCGTAAAATAGCGCTCCGATGTAAGTGGCCCCACTTTGTGGCACGAGGCATAAACACCTCACCGCTTATATCTTGA
- a CDS encoding ribose-phosphate pyrophosphokinase, with protein MSDMMLFRGNATPELAEKIAKNLDIELGEATVGRFSDGEVNVEILENVRGKDVFIIQSTCQPTNDSLMEVVVMADALRRASAGRITAVVPYFGYARQDRRVRSARVPISAKVVADMMAIVGINRVLTVDLHADQIQGFFDIPVDNVYATPVLLEHILRQHTENMMVVSPDVGGVVRARAVAKRLNDSDLAIIDKRRPKANQSEVMHIIGDVAGRDCIIVDDMVDTAGTLCLAAGALKQHGAKSVVAYCTHPVLSGKAIDNINASALDKLVVTDTIPLSEEALACDRIDQLTMSNLLAEAIRRVNEEESLSTMFLE; from the coding sequence ATGTCCGACATGATGCTTTTTCGTGGTAACGCCACACCAGAACTCGCCGAAAAAATTGCCAAGAACTTAGACATCGAATTAGGAGAAGCCACTGTTGGCCGATTCAGCGATGGCGAAGTTAATGTCGAAATCTTGGAAAATGTTCGCGGTAAAGACGTGTTCATCATTCAATCGACTTGCCAACCAACCAACGACAGCCTAATGGAAGTCGTGGTCATGGCCGACGCATTACGTCGCGCTTCAGCTGGCCGAATCACTGCGGTTGTCCCCTATTTCGGTTACGCTCGACAAGATCGTCGTGTACGCTCTGCGCGTGTACCCATTTCTGCCAAAGTGGTTGCCGATATGATGGCCATCGTCGGCATCAATCGTGTTTTGACCGTCGATTTGCACGCCGATCAGATCCAAGGATTTTTTGATATCCCAGTTGATAACGTTTATGCGACACCCGTTTTACTTGAGCATATCTTGCGTCAACACACTGAAAATATGATGGTTGTATCACCAGACGTTGGTGGTGTGGTTCGAGCGCGTGCGGTTGCTAAGCGCTTAAACGATTCAGACTTAGCGATTATCGATAAACGTCGGCCGAAAGCCAACCAGTCAGAAGTCATGCATATCATTGGTGACGTTGCAGGTCGTGACTGTATCATTGTCGATGATATGGTCGACACAGCTGGTACCCTTTGTCTGGCTGCCGGAGCTCTGAAGCAACACGGAGCCAAATCGGTGGTGGCTTACTGTACTCATCCTGTGTTGTCTGGCAAAGCCATTGACAACATCAATGCCTCAGCACTTGATAAGCTGGTTGTGACTGACACGATTCCACTAAGTGAAGAAGCATTAGCCTGCGATCGCATTGACCAATTAACCATGTCAAACCTTTTGGCCGAAGCGATTCGTCGAGTGAACGAAGAAGAGTCGCTATCAACCATGTTTTTAGAATAA
- the lolB gene encoding lipoprotein insertase outer membrane protein LolB → MSEPVSYFTHFALTRVVRRLCWMIGVSLILTGCSLFQSNNSVPQDLTVEQRAAYLKRTDHWRMVGRIGIITPKESNTANIEWHRKGSESELRIYGFVGNTYALLTTTPTQSKISLSDDEVYYGTDPEQLLWQTTGWQIPVNALTQWILGLPDNAPSVSFDNSGLVNQLAFDDWLMNFQKYESFSGLTMPKKIKITHPDITLKFSVRTWEMNPDD, encoded by the coding sequence ATGAGCGAGCCTGTATCTTACTTCACGCATTTCGCGTTGACTCGAGTCGTGCGCCGTTTGTGTTGGATGATTGGTGTGAGTCTCATACTGACGGGATGTAGCTTGTTTCAATCGAACAACTCGGTTCCACAAGATTTAACCGTCGAACAACGAGCGGCCTACTTAAAACGCACCGATCATTGGCGTATGGTCGGCCGTATTGGCATTATCACACCAAAAGAATCCAACACGGCGAACATTGAATGGCACCGAAAAGGCAGCGAATCTGAATTAAGAATTTACGGCTTCGTGGGAAATACCTACGCGCTGCTCACGACCACTCCCACCCAATCAAAAATTTCATTATCAGACGATGAAGTCTACTACGGCACCGATCCTGAGCAATTACTATGGCAAACGACCGGTTGGCAAATTCCCGTCAATGCATTAACTCAATGGATCCTCGGGCTACCAGACAATGCGCCGAGTGTTAGCTTTGATAATTCCGGGTTGGTGAATCAACTGGCTTTCGATGACTGGCTGATGAACTTTCAAAAATATGAGTCTTTTTCTGGGCTAACCATGCCGAAAAAGATCAAAATTACCCACCCAGACATTACCTTGAAGTTTTCTGTTCGAACTTGGGAGATGAATCCCGATGACTGA
- the pth gene encoding aminoacyl-tRNA hydrolase — MSTIKLIVGLANPGPQYQDTRHNAGAWFVEQLARSFNIPLNDDTKHFGLLGRGLINQHDVRLLIPTTFMNLSGKSVASVANFFKIDVDEILVAHDELDIKPGEIRLKKGGGHGGHNGLRDIISQMANQRDFYRLRVGIGHPGDKSKVTGFVLGKPSNTERERIDDAVYEAVRSIDDIISGRFDKAMQYLHSLKIGQSN, encoded by the coding sequence GTGTCAACGATCAAACTCATTGTGGGCTTGGCTAATCCAGGCCCACAATATCAAGATACTCGCCACAATGCTGGCGCCTGGTTTGTCGAGCAGCTCGCTCGAAGCTTCAACATACCTCTAAACGACGATACTAAGCACTTCGGCTTACTCGGTCGTGGGCTGATCAATCAACACGACGTCAGATTACTTATTCCTACTACGTTTATGAATTTAAGCGGTAAATCTGTCGCGTCTGTTGCTAACTTTTTTAAAATTGATGTCGACGAAATTTTAGTTGCGCACGATGAGCTCGATATTAAACCCGGTGAAATTCGTCTTAAGAAAGGCGGCGGACATGGTGGTCACAATGGCCTGAGAGACATTATCAGTCAGATGGCTAATCAACGAGATTTCTATCGCTTACGCGTGGGTATTGGTCATCCGGGAGATAAAAGCAAAGTCACCGGATTCGTATTAGGAAAACCATCCAATACCGAGCGTGAGCGAATTGATGATGCGGTTTATGAAGCCGTTCGAAGCATCGACGATATCATCAGCGGTCGCTTTGACAAAGCGATGCAATACTTGCACAGTTTAAAAATCGGTCAGTCGAACTGA
- a CDS encoding 50S ribosomal protein L25/general stress protein Ctc, with translation MDLFVLNAELRSDMGKGASRRLRREADKVPAIIYGGEQEPQPLVLEHNEVLQHVEHEAFYSHILTLVIDGKKQKAILKDMQRHPFKPKVTHMDFQRVSDKAIIHMQVPVHFINEESCVGVKAGGMIQHQMNTIEVVCAAKDLPEFIEVDVAALDVNDVIHLSDIKLAKGVQIADLLQGDDHDHAVVTVTRRGAADAADESEEEGGEE, from the coding sequence ATGGATTTATTTGTATTGAATGCAGAGCTGCGTTCAGACATGGGGAAAGGTGCGAGCCGCCGCCTACGTCGTGAAGCAGACAAAGTACCAGCCATCATCTACGGCGGCGAGCAAGAGCCACAACCTTTGGTTCTTGAGCACAACGAAGTTTTACAACACGTTGAGCACGAAGCTTTCTACTCGCACATCTTGACGTTAGTCATCGATGGCAAAAAGCAAAAAGCGATTTTGAAAGACATGCAACGTCACCCGTTCAAGCCTAAAGTTACGCACATGGATTTCCAACGCGTTTCTGACAAAGCCATTATCCACATGCAAGTGCCTGTTCACTTCATCAACGAAGAATCTTGTGTTGGTGTTAAAGCTGGCGGCATGATCCAACATCAAATGAACACCATCGAAGTTGTTTGTGCAGCTAAAGATCTTCCTGAGTTCATCGAAGTTGATGTTGCAGCACTAGACGTAAATGACGTTATTCACTTATCAGACATCAAATTAGCAAAAGGCGTTCAAATCGCTGACTTGCTTCAAGGCGACGATCACGATCACGCGGTAGTTACCGTTACTCGTCGTGGCGCTGCAGATGCAGCCGATGAGTCTGAAGAAGAAGGCGGCGAAGAATAA